The nucleotide sequence CTCCTGATCCCCTCACAGCGCCGGCCGCAGACAGATGGAGCGACCAGGATAGAGAGGCCCACggaggggagaggcagtgaTGAAAGGGAATGATGGGATGGAATTACATGAAACAAGGATGGGGGGAAAAGGTGGTTTTAGAGTGACTGGGGTGAGGATGGCAGTTGGTCGCTTCACACCGTCTGCCTGTGCAAATTGTGTAACATTGGTGATGTGCAATGTTGATGTTTCCGGCATTTTGACTACTGTATTTATCGTGTGTGTAGAGGTCAAAATAAACATATTtgcttttttcttctcctttagGACAACCGAAACACCCCTGAAGAGAAACCGGTCCAGCGCTCTAAAGTAAATATACCTTCATTATACAACCACTCCACTCTGCTCAGTAGGGCTGCCTGTCAGTTCATCTGTCCACCTGTCTCTATCTCAGCCATTGATCACCGTCAGACTGGTCACAGCATAGTGCAAAATGCACCAAGACCTCTGTTCATACTGAGCCACTGACAGGCACTGTCGGTCATACCACAGATATGACTGAACATATCTGAATAACTGAAGTTAGTCTCAGCCAAACCTGGAGCCTGTTCTATGAAGCCAGTTTACCGAATAAACCAGGCTCATGCCAGGGAAAGTAAGCCTGGCTTTATTCTGTAAGCCTGGCTTTATGTCCACAGAACCCCAGCTCTCTGGAAGCTTAGTTCTGACTGTGTTTTTCCTTGCGTCCAGTCCTTCAGCTTCAAGACTCAAAGGGAAGTATGCTCGTCCTGTGACAAGACCGTCTACCCCATGGAGAGACTGGTGGCCAACAACCTGATCTTCCACAGCACCTGCTTCTGCTGCAAGCACTGCAACACCAAACTCAGGTGGGGGCCCGTACACCAACAAACAATGTCAATGTATTAACTaatctgacgcacacacacacagcaatgatCTTTTTGTACACATATTGACCCCCTCCCTCGATTCCTGTTTTGCAGCCTTGGCACTTACGCTGCCCTACAGGGTGAGTTTTACTGCAAGCCCCACTTCCAGCAGCTCTTCAAAAGCAAAGGCAACTACGACGAGGGCTTTGGGCGCAAGCAGCACAAGGAGCTGTGGGCCTCAAAGGAGGCGGAGAAAATAACCAAGACCGCATAACCCCCGTCTGCCTGCGTTGTCCTGGCCATCCGATCCCTCGCCCATCTcacccatctttctctctccaccttcacccCGCCATTTTTGAACACACGCACATCATATGGCACATCGtgaaaaatgcacacacacacacacaggcacacacacacacgcacacacaggcacacacacacacacactaaatgatGTGACTTGCTTAAAAAGTCAGATGGTGTTTTTATCTTGATTTCAATTGAGCGCATATCATTATCCTTCAATCATTTTATTTTCCATTTCCTCCAGGGAAATGTTTGTTGATGTTGACCAAACACCTTCTCCACCAGCCAGTGTTACATTTCTGCTGGAAGTGGGAAGTGAAATCTTAAAACGTTTTACCTTtttcaaaaaacattttttttccaaatcttttttttttccagttGCACCCTTCTTGCTTAGTCGTAAGGAAATGGTATGCTCGGAAGAACTCATTGTTAAATGTGAAGTTCTAGATCAGTAGGCCTACCTCTGTGCAGTAGCGGAGCATACATTCAGGGCAAGATTCTGAGGGGGTTTATTTGACTATTCTACTTATCTTTCTGATTGTTACTTAAAAATGGATCCACCGTGTATTGACTGAGCAGTTCTCTAGTGGTCATGTTGTTAGTTGATCAGGGTTTTTGAAATCTGAGAAACAAACCTGgaacacagtactgtatataacAATCTCACATAATGGCACACTCCTGCCTGTCCTCTCACTGTCCGCTTCCTTTTCTGACAGAGTTTTATTTTCGTTATTCCATTTAATTTTATATTttgtaaaaatattttgttttcgTTCCTGTGATCTGAATGGGCTGTCTGGTGTGATGCGCATGTTAGTTGTCTTGAGTCTCAGACTCGCCTTGTTACTGTACTAACCTCTCGTTTTGAATTTGTTTAAATGTGCTTCATTGACTCATCACGTTTTAACAAGCACTCTTTGTGTATATGCTGAGTCTGACTGATGTCATGCCGAAAGCTACTTTTACCAGAGCTATATGGCTGGAATATTAATGGGTTTTAAATGTCCTATTTTGGGTATGAGAAGTATCTCATAGGTTGATCTGTACATATAGGTGTAGTTTGTACTTAGTGAACATATCACACTATAATGTACTCTGTCTTGCCCATATGACCATGCATGACCACCAGGCAAGACGTTTTACAGGGAACAGCTTCACAGTAAACCAACCGTCACTCCATTTAGTGCTACTTCCAGCCCCTACAGTTATATCATGCTAGGGCTGTATTTTGCTCTGCCAGTGTGTAAACCAACCTAGACTTCACTCTAACATACTGTCTTATCTTGATGGGGCATCACATCGTTCCATATAATCTTCCTTCGTAGAAACTTATAGTGCGTCTCACTTTCACTAaaatttttcttttttgggcCAGTACCTACCTGGGTACTCTATTTCTCGAGTGTTTAGCTGTCTTGAAGCACCGGAGCCTTTTCTTTCAGAGCTTGCGAAGACCAAGGCCTTTAGAGTTTAAGAGCAGAGTTTAGAACAGTGTACCCTGAACCTCTGCATGGAGCTCCCCCTACTGGAGGAAGCGTGGAAGGGATTGGCTAGTCAGCCGGAGGCCCTTAGGCAGCGGTTGGTTTAGGTAGTTCTGTGGACATTTTGAGTATGTGACGAGACCTAGCCAAAAGTGCAAACTTACGCAGACCACAGTTGGTTATTAATATCATTCGTTCTTATTCTTTTCCAAGAATAAAACGACTCAattttcataaaaataaaacgtaTCAAATGTCACTAACCACTTGACTGACACTTGAATGacacaaaatatattttgtggCTGAAAGTTTACTGTGAATGAAACATGCTGTGCAGAATAGACAATAAACTGAGGAAGAGGTATACATTACTTTTGTATAGAAAAGCCTTAGAAATGAGTAACCTAACCATATTTGTtttccaaacaaaactttaattCAGTGCACTTTGTGCATAACTACCACCACCTTCTACATACTCTAACTTCTACCTTCTCACTTGTCAAATAAAAATGCTTATGCTTGCTTTATACAGTTAAAGCAGTGGGAACTAGTGGTCACTTAATTCTGCCTGCATTTACCCACTTTCTAAAGCCCCTTACTGAATTTACCATATTTGAACTAATTGAGGTTTTCTATTTGTCTTTATCATCTGAGTTCATGCCTGTCCTCGTCGGTAACCAAGAACACAAAGACACTGTGTCCATATCACCTGTTCTGTAAGAGCAGTACGCCAAGGTACAAACGCGTCATCTGTGAATTAACTTTTGTTTTGTAAGAGACACGAAAGAGGATGTTTTTCCACACCTGCGCGCCAGGAGGCTCAGGTGAACGAGAACCGTGTTCCTGTGTTCTACAAGTCATCTAGTGTGCTAAATTTAACGTAACTTCGTTTTGGTTTTTCAATTCAAAAGTCACTGTTGTCCATAATTGATACGAGATTTAAATGTATGCATCTTATTGAAAATGTATTCGATATAAACTTGACCTGTGGAATGAGGTGGCCTTGCAGTAGAAGGCCAACGGGCCGCGtgctgtgtctcctgtctttaCTTCAGGATGTAGTTCATGTTGTGCTGGTAGAAGAATATGATCATAAAATGTgaaccctgctacacacacacacacaatcagatgtATATTGTCTGTTCATTTTCTTTCCatagttttttattttaatttttttacatgctttttggagaaaaaataaataaagatgcTGGTGTTGACTCAGACTGAAGTGGTGTGGTGCTTTTCTTAAAATGTACACTGAACCTCAGAAGTCTAGTGTACTATGGTAGGCTATATTAGGCCCACATACCTTTAAAATAAGTAATTCGCGTGGTGTATTTACCCAAGATTATGCAAAGATCTAAGATTACTCGAGATGGTGGATGGGAATTTTGTTCTCCATTGTCAACCTTAAGGGATCCCGCACGCAAGTATGATTTCTAAAGTCCTGAATAATGTAGATGAGTACGTCATAACTGTGTACATTTGGTTACGAGTCCATTTTTTTAACGCGCCAGTAATATTGTGCGCGGCTCTGCGCGCTACCCAGGGCGATTTATCGGCAGAGAACAGCGCGCTCCCGAGAGGGCACGGCATAAATCTAGTTACTGTAATCGTACAACATACACTGGGGACTTATTTACGTCGCTACAATGATATAAGTTTGAACATTTATAAACACAGGCAATCAGGGTAAGGCGTTGAACAATACTAAGCACTTGGATTATACATTTCTCTTTTCGATGGAAGCGCCAAGAGGGGTTCCGGAGACGATTTTTTTCTGTCAGGAAATTGGACGCATTAAAGATATTTTACTTTGTGTTGGTGGGCATACGGACTTATTTTTTGCTGATCGTCCTGAATTCAACAATTCGTCTGATAAGTTGGTGTAGGCCTATGTCGGTAACTCCTTTTGTTTGTTAAAGCAGCATTTTTCACTTCTACGGAGTTTTTGCTCGAGTTGCAATAAGCTGCGGGGAAATGAGTAAGGCTACTGATTTATAGTGTACTGTATTCTGTCTAGTCCATAATCACTGCAAGATTTTCCTCCGGTAGCATGTCAACCAAATATTTCGTTGTTTCGTCATAAGCTTTgaatttgtatatatatataaacatacaaaacattttCGGTACGCTTGTTGGGAATCAATCGTCCGTCACCCACCATGTTGTGGCTTTAACCactttccccaaaactttctttTGTTATAATATGATCTAGACGACAGCGCTACAATAGAAACGGGCGACGATAAGATATAAAGTTATGGATAGCGTATTCTTTTTTGCATAAAAGTGAAGCTATACGCCTACACATTGGATTGAAACGTGCATAATCCGAAAGGGGGAAATCTGCAAATTTAGCAGGAAAAGAGGCCATCAAAATCACGGAAATCGCTTGGTCTTTTTCTTGGGTGTTCTGTTACAAATGGATTTCATAAAGGCAACGAGGTTATTGTTGCACCTTTTGTGTTCATTTTCATAAACGTCCACGTGCGACatttttttataggaaatgtctTTAATATTCTTGTAAGATTCTTTGCCTTTTGTTCATTTTTCCATTCCAGACTGTAACATAAAGAGATGCCATCTGACATCTGTTTTAATGTTTGGGAAGATGAGCATCTTGGATGTTATGGCGACGCAGGCTTGACATTGCTCTTTTTTTGGATGTATTTTAACACTGTCTAAAGTAGGCATTGTAATCAGACTAGTTGGCTCTTTCGTTGAACAGGATACAGAGTAACACTTGATGTGATGGAAAAATAGAAGGGTCACTATTAGTGGAAAGTATTTGTATGCGCCATAGCCTACCAACTTTTGGGCAGCGTGCACGACTGCCCCCGCACCTGTGGGTCGTCCCCACCATGGCATCCACAACATCACTCAGCACCTCAGCGGGGTTGTTTGAGTGACATGACAACACTGTGGGATTTAAAGACGAGGATGCCGAAGTGGGGTTAACGGCTGAGCGCATCCTGTCTGCTGAGCGAACTGTTTTTTCAGCGAGATATAGAGGCCAACATCCTACAGTAGACGGCCCCTTCCATCATCACCCCGGCCTTGCCCTCGACAGAGGTCATGAGGTCCACAGGTGAGAAAGCATGCACGCCTCCAAGTCTTCTGTTAATGCATCTGCTGCTAATGAAACAAATGAAAAGTGTCTGCTTATTGACAGCCTTCAATGGTCAATTCAGCCCCCTTATTTTGCTTGTATATTCTATGATTTATTACACAGTTGTTTTACCaatgaaagtaaaaaaaataatatatatatttatacttaAAAAGGAGATGTGGCCAGACTAATTTGTGATTCACTATAAACACACAACTCAGATCCTAATAAGGTCGGCTGTTATACAAGGACGCCTGCACCATCATTCACGCAGGCTGCTATACTGCGAGGTGCACGCCTCCCTACAAACTTCAAcagtaacttttttttttttaaagccttGAACTGCAGCTGCTTGTACAGCCCAGTCGCCCTAACCAGGAACCCTTGAGCCTCTTAAACAAGTAAGAGACGTCAGGCCAGGGGCACCTCCGGGGGATTTTGATGTGAGACACAGACTCCAGATGCACTACCAGTCTGAGACAGAGCAAGGACCGTGTCTGGGAAAAACAGCCATAGACTAAACACCTCAAAGCAGGCAGaaagtggtggtggagggggggggggggggggggggggggggttggggtaggAGGGAAGGAAAATACATGTAAATCCTGCTAGCTCTGGAAATGTGATTCAAGGAAAATAAAGCATGGACAGCTGACTGAGCTACTAGTGTGTGGCCTCTATCCTCGCTGAATTCCCCACATTCCACTGAGAAGGTAATTAAAATCAGGAGAGCGGAGGACCAatgagatggagaggtagacagagaaacCAGTCAATGTATTACTGAGATATCATACAAACATGTTTTGCACACAGTGTTTCCAGTGGACTATGGAGCTATGGAAAATGTGCTATAGGTAGTTAGATTAGGCTCATATGGTCGTGACCCTGTGGTTTCACTCAGCTTACGATtcaatacgtatcacgatactgggtgtacaatagaatacgtatcacaatattttgaacattttaaattaaactgaaattctgaactgaaaatgtatttatttccaaaacatgaaacattttcaataattttctttgtcgtacatacaatttagttaactccgttcaagcgatttctgtgaatgcaatgaatgcatGCATTACACAGGTACAGAATAGGTCGcatgctggtagctcaaccaatatgATCAAACGGACATCACATTGTAAAAATGTTGCCATAACTCaacgatacatattgtaaacattttgtattgcgatatattgttccacgatatatCGCTACACTCCTAGTAGGAAGTGTTGAGGGTAGATATTAGAGGATAAAAAATAATTCCAGCTTTCTTTAAACGGACAAGCGTGAGAGAGGGGGCTCAGACACCATGGTAACTGGTAACTACAGACACCATGGTAACTGGTAACTACAGACACCATGGTAACTGGTAACTACAGATGGACATGCCTGACATTCCAGTGGGTGATTATTACACAGAAATCCAGAGAACCACTGATGTGTTGCAGGTGTTGCTGCTCCCATTTGTAGAGTCACACCCCCTGACTGTGGATTTCCTGCCACATCCGTTGCCCACCATCTTCCCACATCCATAGTTTGACATGCCCTCCTCATCCACCGTGTCTCTGGTCTCCCACCCTGGAGCCTTAAGGAGTTGAAGGCTGGGGCTTCTATGAATTTCACCTCAATATTACTTGCAGGGGAGCTCTCTGTTCAGTTCTTTTTTTGGGATGCTTGCCTGATCCTCGGGTCACTACGAGGTGGCTTCAGGTGGCTTGTGTCTACGCCGAGCTCTGGTCTCTGTTGTGTCTGAGATCATTTTGATCCTGACAGGACCTTATTGATTCGGTAGATGCTGGGCAGGGATGGCTAAGAGGCTAATACCATTAGGAGTGATGCAGTTTTTCCGTAGAGAGACCAAACTACCTTTTGATATAGTATGACCACCAGTCTGCTCAGTCGGTGCACAGTCCTTAAGTCTAAAGGATGTACTGTCTTCGAAAGAAAGTACATTGACTGCCAAATCCATATTATTTTGCTGCTAAATTGTCTTCCTACAGCTTGGCCACTAAATTTAAAAATGCAATATTCTCAATGTTATTAATCTAGCAAATCATTCCACTAAAGGAAAAGGCTTACTTTATAATCCTGTTGTCACCATGAATACCTTGGTGGAAATACCCCCACAAATCTAggaaaaatgtgtgtttggcaCAGAACAGGCTGTGAATAAAATGATATTGCTCTCTTACTATTAACCATACAGTTATAACATGGTTGAGTGAGTGTCTCATGGCTCATGCACTCTGAGAAGTTTAACACTGGCAGCCTTtttaaatggcaaaatattcCCTCTGTGAGTGCCAAGGCATCTTGAGTTTCAAACCTTTTcaactctcactctttcttacGGGCAAAGTTCCCCACTCCCTGTCATactatgcacacactcacttggattattttttaaattgtagtTTTCCGTTCATCCAGGCCTCgtcctccccccaaaaaagtcaGAAGATTTCATGTTTCTGCTTGGCTTTGCATGCCCACAGTGTGAGAAATGGACGTTTCAATGGAATAAAAATAAGTCGTGCTGTATGTCGCAATGCATCCTACGTGTCCATCACTTCTGCTTTGTTGTTTCCAAAGATTGCCTTTACTATTCTCATGCAGATAACAAACTTAttaaatgatgatgatgaagatgatgatgaggagaagaaagaggagggcaTCAAGATGTATTTCCTTTTAACTAACGACTAGGTTTGTTTTTTCCAGCTGCATGCTGTTGATGGGTGCTGGCACTGCAGAAGGAAGTCTCTGAAGGCGGCTGGCTAAGACACCGTACACataacgtaaacacacacatcaccaacaTGAGTAAGTACCCTGTCTGATTAGATGGATTTCTTTACATCACATGGACAGTACGTCTACGACGATGACAgatcgaaacacacacacacagtccgacACCATCCCCAGACCGTAGCTTGTGTTCGAGGGTGCTCCAGGCGCTGTTGGGTGAAGGTTGGTTTTCAGTGTTATGGAGACATGGGCCTGGTTCTTTCTCCTGCTCTGAAACTGTGTGATGTCGCTCCAATCAACACAAACGGAATATTTTCCTTTCGTGAGCTAACACAGCTGAGACTGGGCCTGCTCAGAGATCAAACGTGGGAATAGGAAGATCGAAAACACCTCAGTTTTATCCCTGCCACAGCACACTCAACGTGGCTTCAGTTAAAGATGACTTACTAATTGTCTGCCTACATCTAATCGTGCGGAACTAAGTGGAACACCTTTAGGTCaatgcctctctccctgtgtctttgCCCGCCCTGTGTAGATGAGAGACAGGCTCTCCACTCTATCATGAAGGACCTGGTGGCCCTGCAGATGACTAGGCGCCAGCCTTTACCCTCCCATGACACGGGCAAGCCCAAGACGCCCACGCCCACCACCAGacaggtaccccccccccacccctctcacgTCTAACCAACCCTGGAGGAGTGTCCTTATAATAGTTTGACATTTACAAGATAGGGACTCTATTAGAAATTATTTGACCTCGTTTCATGACCTCACTTCATGACCTCACTTCATGACCTCACTTGAATCTCCTTACCTAATCTCGTCATGGGCTTTGTTTCTCAGATTCCAAAGGATGATGTCAGAATCAAGTTTGAGttctgtggagagaggaggtgagttcGCGACAGGAACATGTTTATGAATGAGTGGCGCGCGGGCGTGAATTCAGTCGTGTCATTGGTCAACAGGACAGAGCCGAGTCTACtccgctcaaacacacactgtcctttCAGACTGAAACGCAGACTTGGGAGAGAATGGAAAGGGAAAGGGCTGTGGTTTAGCTGCAGCTGCCAGATAAAACCACAGTTATGCTAGGTGTGCTTAGTGAAATCTGCACATGCTGAAAactagatctgtgtgtgtgtgtatgtctttttGCATATGTAAAGACATATTAgtttcctgtctcttcctggATCAGCTTGTCTGTCTATCTGAAATCCATGCTTATGTGTGCAGGATCCTGATGTTTGGCCGACCTGTGCAGTTTGAGGAAATACAGCAGAAAGTCAAGACTGTTTTTGGCCAACAGTTAGACTTGCACTATATGAATAATGAGGTAATACTAACCTTCTTCCTTCCCATTGCTCGTAATTCCCTAAAATCTCAAAACATTTAGATGaatataaacaaatacatgtATACGTATACACAAAGTATAATTCACAGTAAAATAATGCTGTAGTTACGAAGACTTGTCCTGGTAGAGGCACAGTGGACAGTGTCCAGAGCGTCTGTTCCCAGTGTGTGTTGAGACGTCTGTCCTGGTTGTGTCCTCCCAGCTGTCCATCCCCCTGCGTGCCCAGGACGACCTGGACAAAGCCATCGACCTGCTGGACCGCAGCTCCAACATGAAGAGCATTAAGATCCTGCTGCTGACGCAGGAGCACGCCAACGTAagacagacacgtacacacagacacacacatttacatttagtcatttagcagacgttcttatccagagcgacttacagtaagtacagggacattccccctgaggcaagtagggtgaagtatcttgcccaaggatacaacgtcagttggcatgaccaggaatcgaactggcaaccttcggattactagcccgattccctcaccgctcagccacctgactcccatacatacacacatacacgcagacacacacacagagatacatgcacacacacagacacatacacacatgcacctacacacacacacacacacacagtacagaaagTACCCATGACTATGTGTCAGATTATgcatgctcctgtgtgtgtgtgtgtgtgtgtgtgtgtgtgtgtgtgtgtgtgtgtgtgtgtgttaaccagaTGTGTACTCTGTCCTTGTGCCTTCCTGGACAggtgtcttcttcttctcactcgacggtggccaagcaggtgagGATCAAAGCCTCCCAGTCCACAGGTGACGTCAGCACCGCGTACCAAGCCTCAGAACCCAGGGGGCGCCACCTTTCCACCAGTAAGTAGTCCCCTTTAGCCGATTGCTTCGGTCGCGTACGTTACAGTTAGTATCCTTGGTCTCTCTGGAAGAACTCGGTTCATTAGTTATGTTAGAAagatctctcttggaagtcgctttggataaaagcgtgtgctaaatgaatacatgtaaatgtggaaaggaggaagggaagtggccttgttctgcttatAATGTATGATACTGAAGTACTAATACTTTGTCAATAatgttctgtttgtttttggTTGTGTCATATATCCGttgcactctctctttttctctccgtgCTCTCTCGCCTcacactctctttttttctctctgctctctctttggtttcccctttctctccctccctctctctgctctctctccctccctctctctgctctctctctctgctctttctctctctgctctctctctgctctctctctccctccctctctccttcactggtTGTTGTTCTACTGACTTCCTCTCTTAGCTGTGGGTCCTCTTCCTTTTCCTGTCCACCATCACTGGCTTCTCTACAATGGCCTGCTGgccaccagccaatcagatttCAAGACACTATTAGCATGGCAGGCCAGCGGCCTGGTTTAGAATCGCTGGTTGTtttgatgggagaggagaggagagggggggaagctgTAAAAACCTGCAGTAGATCCTTGCCTCAAGCAGAGTGACATTTTAAACAATCCCTGTATTCATGCTTCAGTCTGTTCACTCTGTCTTTGAGTCGACACATTCGGTGTTTTGAGTCATTCCACGGCAAAGATGCAAATCTCCTCCTATTCCAGGCGCTATGCTATTGTGGATTGTGCTTCGCTAGGACTACCTTTGACATTGCGTGCAAATTAGTGACTCACACAAGGTTCTCTGTGGTAgtcttcttcctcccctcctgacCCCCTGCTCTCCGTCCCAGGCTCTCAGAACACAGGCCGCAGCTCTCCACCCCCTGGCTACGTCCCTGAGCGGCAGCAGAGGATCGCCCGCCAGGGCTCCTACACCAGCATTAACAGCGAGGGGGAGTTCATCCCCGAGACCATCGACCAGTGTGTGAGTCATCAGGGCTCAtgtggacatacacacacacgcacaatcccccccccccgcacacacacacacacgcacaggcccTTACTCATGCTTCCGTTGTACATGCTGTCCAGTGTTTGCACATAACacatccctctctgtgtctctggctcTATGCAGGTGCTGGATCCTTGGAGCAGCGCAGAGAACTCAGTGTCTGGCAGCTGCCAATCACTGGACAGCAGCTCAGACAGGTGAGCCGGGGAAAGGCACGTTTGTACATGGGCGGGGTTATGGAGTCTGTGTGTTTAGTATGTACTCCCGGACACAGTTAtgcacctctcactctctctccacccttcctcccctccagcccttcCCAAAGGAAGTCACGCATGCACAGAGCCAAGAGCTACCCTGATAACAGGCAGGAGTGCTCAGGTGGGTGCCAAGATTGCACAAGAATAACTCCTGGTAACAACGTCAATCACCAGCCCTTAGCAACAGTCCTGGACCATACTTAAGCTCTTGGCAACAATTCAACAGTGTATTGCTAGGCAACAGAACACAGCAACAAAGCAGTCGACTGGCTTTACATGGATGCTGTGTGACTCAGCCTGCGGCCGGGCTCAGCCCAAGTTGTGTGGTTGCccagttgacctttgacctttgactTGTGTCCCTCAGACCGGGAGAACCACGTTTATGACAAGGTGGTGGGGAAGGGAGGAACCTACCCCCGCCGCTACCACGTCTCTCTGCACCACAAGGACCACAGTGAAGGTAGTCCTGCAACTCATCACCTCTTCCCCTGCCTCTTACTCTGCCTCTTACCCTGCCTCTTACTCTGCCTCTTACTCTGCCTCTTACCCTGCCTCTTACTCTGCCTCTTACTCTGCCTCTTACTCTGCCTCTTACCCTGCCTCTTACCCTGCCTCTTACTCTGCCTCTTACCCTGCCTCTTACCCTGCCTCTTACCCTGCCTCTTACTCTGCCTCTTACCCTGCCTCTTACTCTGCCTCTTACTCTGCCTCTTACTCTGCCTCTTACCCTGCCTCTTACTCTGCCTCTTACTCTGCCTCTTACTCTGCCTCTTACTCTGCCTCTTACCCTGCCTCTTACCCTGCCTCTTACTCTGCCTCTTACTCTGCCTCTTACCCTGCCTCTTACCCTGCCTCTTACCCTGCCTCTTACTCTGCCTCTTACTCTGCCTCTTACTCTGCCTCTTACTCTGCCTCTTACCCTGCCTCTTACCCTGCCTCTTACTCTGCCTCTTACCCTGCCTCTTACCCTGCCTCTTACTCTGCCTCTTACCCTGCCTCTTACTCTGCCTCTTACTCTGCCTCTTACTCTGCCTCTTACCCTGCCTCTTACCCTGCCT is from Osmerus mordax isolate fOsmMor3 chromosome 3, fOsmMor3.pri, whole genome shotgun sequence and encodes:
- the limd2 gene encoding LIM domain-containing protein 2, giving the protein MDNRNTPEEKPVQRSKSFSFKTQREVCSSCDKTVYPMERLVANNLIFHSTCFCCKHCNTKLSLGTYAALQGEFYCKPHFQQLFKSKGNYDEGFGRKQHKELWASKEAEKITKTA